The Sphingomonas alpina genome has a segment encoding these proteins:
- a CDS encoding heme o synthase has translation MTSATLTLPADWRDFLALTKPRVMSLVVFTGLCGMLAAPVTIDPVLGFTAILCIALGAGAAGALNQWYESDIDLVMKRTAGRPLPAGRMERQSALHFGVGLAAFSVILMGLALNLVAAAILTASILFYVFIYTIWLKRRTPQNIVIGGAAGAFPPLIGWAAATGDVATLPILLFALIFLWTPPHFWALALFMKTDYAAAGVPMLPVVAGERTTRVQIGLYTLPMAAAAIAPWPLGLAGELYGIVAVVTTAVFGAMALQVALRTTSAGDTMRPEKRLFAYSILYLFILFGALVVDHWI, from the coding sequence ATGACCTCCGCGACTCTCACCTTGCCCGCCGACTGGCGCGACTTTCTTGCCCTGACCAAGCCCCGGGTGATGAGCCTTGTCGTGTTCACCGGCCTATGCGGCATGCTCGCGGCGCCGGTGACGATCGACCCGGTGCTCGGCTTCACCGCGATCCTGTGCATAGCGCTCGGCGCGGGTGCCGCGGGCGCGCTCAACCAATGGTATGAATCCGATATCGATCTGGTGATGAAGCGCACCGCCGGCCGGCCGCTGCCCGCCGGGCGGATGGAGCGCCAGTCGGCGCTGCATTTCGGCGTCGGGCTCGCCGCCTTTTCGGTGATCCTGATGGGCCTGGCGCTCAATCTCGTCGCCGCCGCGATCCTGACCGCCTCGATCCTGTTCTATGTCTTCATCTACACGATCTGGCTGAAGCGCCGCACGCCGCAGAACATCGTCATCGGCGGCGCCGCCGGCGCTTTTCCGCCGCTGATCGGCTGGGCCGCCGCGACTGGCGACGTCGCGACCCTGCCGATCCTGCTGTTCGCGCTGATCTTCCTGTGGACGCCGCCGCATTTCTGGGCGCTCGCGCTGTTCATGAAGACCGATTATGCTGCTGCCGGTGTGCCTATGCTGCCGGTCGTCGCGGGCGAGCGCACCACCCGGGTGCAGATCGGGCTCTACACCCTGCCGATGGCGGCCGCCGCGATCGCGCCCTGGCCGCTTGGGCTGGCGGGCGAGCTTTACGGGATCGTCGCGGTCGTGACGACTGCGGTGTTCGGCGCAATGGCGTTGCAGGTCGCGCTGCGCACCACCAGCGCCGGCGATACGATGCGCCCGGAAAAGCGCCTGTTCGCCTATTCGATCCTCTATCTGTTCATTCTCTTCGGCGCGCTCGTCGTCGATCATTGGATCTGA
- a CDS encoding glycosyltransferase family 4 protein — MIPSPPVPSRMLFIRSVRRPTGGNIKVRDYFTHAAAHPGIDATIWFPPCSNHQSNDIWAELPADRLATTPTMDGIRFVCINGKDWSLLPDDTAAAEIIHFVQHPGYLADPVLRGYLERPARRICTTPALADQIAPVANGPIHVVPIGIDPACFAPRHPCKRHRITILAAKQPEFAARLDEQLRARGHEPELLDGRWRPHAEQVGIIRATDVLVALPSRVEGFYLPALEGMAAGCIVVCSDVAGTHGHCIAQETCLQPPFGDLDAHVGAVLCAIEDQDLRARLVRNGRKMASGHGMPAERRAFHAVLDLILSASGDKRRGGAEKSMLGVRAGREAPTQRALP; from the coding sequence ATGATCCCGTCGCCGCCAGTCCCAAGCCGGATGCTGTTCATTCGCAGCGTACGGCGGCCGACTGGCGGCAACATCAAGGTCCGCGATTATTTCACGCACGCGGCGGCGCATCCCGGCATCGACGCGACGATCTGGTTTCCGCCCTGCTCGAATCACCAGTCGAACGACATCTGGGCCGAGTTGCCGGCCGATCGTCTTGCCACAACGCCGACGATGGACGGCATCCGCTTCGTCTGTATCAACGGCAAGGACTGGTCGCTGCTGCCCGACGACACCGCCGCCGCGGAGATCATCCATTTCGTCCAGCACCCCGGCTATCTCGCCGACCCTGTGCTACGCGGCTATCTCGAACGGCCGGCGCGGCGCATCTGCACCACTCCGGCCCTAGCAGACCAGATCGCGCCGGTGGCGAACGGGCCGATCCATGTCGTGCCGATCGGCATCGACCCCGCCTGTTTCGCGCCGCGCCATCCGTGCAAGCGCCACCGCATCACCATTCTGGCCGCGAAACAGCCCGAGTTCGCGGCCCGATTGGACGAACAGTTGCGCGCGCGCGGTCACGAACCGGAGCTGCTCGACGGTCGCTGGCGCCCTCATGCCGAGCAGGTCGGCATCATTCGCGCCACCGATGTGCTGGTCGCGCTGCCCAGCCGGGTCGAAGGCTTCTATCTGCCGGCGCTTGAGGGGATGGCAGCCGGATGCATCGTTGTCTGCAGCGACGTCGCCGGCACGCACGGCCATTGCATTGCGCAGGAGACCTGCCTTCAGCCGCCGTTCGGCGATCTCGATGCGCATGTCGGGGCGGTCCTGTGCGCGATCGAGGATCAGGACCTGCGCGCTCGCCTGGTGCGGAACGGCCGCAAGATGGCGTCAGGTCATGGCATGCCAGCCGAGCGGCGCGCCTTCCATGCCGTGCTCGATCTGATACTCTCCGCCTCAGGCGACAAGCGCCGCGGCGGCGCTGAAAAATCCATGCTTGGTGTGCGTGCTGGGCGTGAGGCGCCGACCCAGCGCGCTCTGCCTTAG
- a CDS encoding cytochrome c oxidase assembly protein has product MTGLGFASVPLYSMFCEATGLNGTTQRGLVAPGAVAGAGRVQIDFDTNVSAKLPWKFAAEHPSETVDVGARDMAFFTATNTSNKPVTGTATFNVTPAQAGKYFTKIQCFCFTQQTLKPGETARMPVIFFVDPKMLDDPDAKDIKTITLSYTFYPVDSGGGAS; this is encoded by the coding sequence ATGACCGGGCTCGGTTTTGCCAGCGTGCCGCTCTACAGCATGTTCTGCGAGGCGACCGGGCTCAACGGCACGACACAGCGCGGCCTGGTCGCACCAGGAGCAGTCGCCGGCGCGGGCCGCGTGCAGATCGACTTCGATACCAATGTCAGCGCGAAGCTGCCCTGGAAGTTCGCCGCCGAGCATCCCTCCGAGACGGTCGATGTCGGCGCGCGCGACATGGCTTTCTTCACCGCCACCAACACATCGAACAAGCCGGTGACCGGAACCGCGACCTTCAACGTCACTCCGGCCCAGGCCGGGAAATATTTCACCAAGATCCAGTGCTTCTGCTTTACCCAGCAAACGCTGAAACCGGGGGAGACCGCGCGCATGCCGGTGATCTTCTTCGTCGATCCGAAAATGCTCGATGATCCCGACGCGAAGGACATCAAGACAATCACGCTCAGCTATACATTTTACCCGGTGGATTCCGGCGGCGGCGCAAGCTAG
- the lanM gene encoding type 2 lanthipeptide synthetase LanM: protein MPDMMTQAPILSASTRPASILPGVDPAMPLPFEQVLAPLVGRTVDALLATLGQAHPAFAERLAPAAIGMIERSLLHRLVSCSVPMLLGAFNDCRPPGFTLLSRFLDGEVRAANPEEGASRVRYDGFVADMLAGGFERLRLSHPVFAHVLDTETGHFHDHLVEAAGRLFADLPAIVRILGGEGDPGAIRSLHLTLSDPHRHGRSVMIFAFESGLSIVYKPRDLALDAAFHAFWQRCEPSATRPAFLLRGDYGWMQAIEPVAPATPAEQRELDTASGRLLAVLYLLGATDCHFENFIVRGGELVMIDAETALHPALSGQPVDRAHLGDPWEWDSVVRPGLLPYWIHAPEGDGACDVSALGWRGAVRGNFARQRWRALNTDAMTLASEPVMPDAEASDSPAIDLDALSDGFAAMYRNLVERRGALKESDELRALGAARARFVLRGTMQYGTMLQKSLVPHCLESFAAYRAHFEQLPVLVDATDPHWARLREAEIAALERRDIPYFAVDTSGVTVTACDGATVDASGLRRAYPDMLERFDRLGTPDLARQIALIGASVAATQTRRGTVDGDRTLVPIPEPGDRSDELTQAALDIADRIVASAHGLDRGNAQWIGLHYYKAADCYAPQRLGHGLYEGNAGIALFLAAAAGLGRRDDLRDAAHAALAPVRAFDPHGPDAAAGRITGIGAGAGLGSLVYALTRCADLLGDDSLLDDATRIAGAIDDAAIAADTHADILYGTAGAIVSLLTLHQRTGAPDLIDRAVAAGRRLTQQWTEVSRAPGMSHGAAGFALALARLSHATGNAAFGRTAGEAIAFERSLFDTAAGNWPDLRFPPEPETGRPPCSMMWCHGAPGIGVARLAMLDLHADPQFLEEVDAAIAATLGNGVGPIDHLCCGNFGRLDFLAEAGRVLDRPMLQAQASAIALARLARWRDTGSFALDVNDAPDALKPGLFSGLAGIGYSLLRLAVPGRLPTVLTWN from the coding sequence ATGCCTGACATGATGACGCAGGCGCCGATCCTGTCCGCCTCCACCCGCCCGGCAAGCATCTTGCCGGGCGTCGATCCAGCCATGCCATTGCCGTTCGAGCAAGTCCTGGCGCCGCTGGTCGGCCGGACGGTGGATGCATTGCTGGCGACGCTCGGGCAGGCGCATCCCGCCTTTGCCGAGCGGCTGGCGCCCGCGGCGATCGGGATGATCGAGCGCTCGCTGCTCCACCGTCTGGTGTCGTGCAGCGTGCCGATGCTGCTGGGCGCGTTCAACGACTGCCGCCCGCCGGGATTCACCCTGTTGTCGCGCTTCCTCGATGGCGAGGTTCGGGCGGCCAATCCCGAGGAAGGCGCGTCGCGGGTCCGCTATGACGGCTTCGTCGCGGACATGCTCGCCGGCGGGTTCGAGCGACTGCGGCTCAGCCATCCGGTCTTCGCTCATGTCCTCGATACCGAGACGGGCCATTTCCACGATCATCTGGTCGAGGCGGCGGGGCGCCTGTTCGCCGATCTTCCTGCGATCGTCCGCATACTGGGCGGCGAAGGCGATCCGGGTGCGATCCGGTCGCTCCATCTGACCCTGTCCGATCCGCATCGCCATGGCCGTTCGGTGATGATTTTCGCGTTCGAATCCGGCCTGTCGATCGTCTACAAGCCGCGCGATCTGGCGCTTGATGCCGCATTTCACGCCTTTTGGCAGCGCTGCGAACCATCCGCGACCCGACCGGCCTTTCTGCTGCGCGGCGACTATGGCTGGATGCAGGCGATCGAGCCGGTCGCGCCCGCCACGCCTGCGGAACAGCGAGAGCTCGACACAGCGTCGGGGCGGTTGCTGGCGGTGCTGTATCTGCTCGGCGCGACCGATTGCCATTTCGAGAATTTCATCGTCCGCGGCGGCGAGCTGGTGATGATCGATGCGGAGACCGCATTGCACCCGGCGCTATCCGGCCAGCCGGTCGATCGCGCCCATCTCGGCGATCCCTGGGAATGGGACAGCGTCGTCCGCCCGGGTCTGCTGCCCTATTGGATCCATGCACCCGAAGGCGACGGGGCCTGCGATGTCAGCGCGCTTGGGTGGCGCGGCGCGGTGCGCGGCAATTTCGCGCGTCAGCGCTGGCGCGCCCTCAATACCGACGCGATGACGCTGGCGAGTGAGCCGGTGATGCCCGATGCCGAGGCTTCCGACAGTCCCGCGATCGATCTCGACGCGTTGAGCGATGGCTTTGCCGCGATGTACCGGAATCTGGTCGAGCGGCGCGGCGCGTTGAAGGAATCGGACGAACTTCGCGCGCTGGGCGCGGCGCGGGCGCGGTTCGTGCTGCGCGGGACGATGCAGTACGGAACCATGCTGCAGAAGAGCCTGGTACCGCATTGCCTGGAAAGCTTCGCTGCTTACCGCGCGCATTTCGAACAGCTGCCCGTGCTGGTCGATGCTACCGATCCGCATTGGGCCCGGCTGCGCGAGGCCGAGATTGCCGCGCTGGAGCGGCGCGACATCCCGTATTTCGCGGTCGATACCTCGGGTGTGACGGTGACTGCATGCGACGGCGCAACGGTCGACGCATCCGGGTTGCGCCGCGCCTATCCCGATATGCTGGAACGGTTCGACCGGCTCGGCACGCCCGATCTTGCGCGGCAGATCGCGCTGATCGGTGCGAGCGTCGCGGCGACGCAAACCCGGCGCGGGACCGTCGATGGCGATCGCACGCTGGTGCCGATTCCGGAGCCGGGCGATCGGTCGGATGAGCTGACACAGGCTGCGCTGGATATCGCCGACCGGATCGTCGCCAGCGCTCATGGCCTCGATCGGGGAAACGCGCAGTGGATCGGGCTGCACTATTACAAGGCGGCCGATTGCTACGCACCGCAGCGCCTGGGCCATGGGCTTTATGAGGGCAATGCCGGGATTGCGCTGTTCCTCGCCGCCGCTGCGGGGCTCGGCCGGCGCGATGACCTGCGCGACGCAGCGCATGCGGCACTGGCCCCGGTCCGTGCATTCGATCCGCATGGGCCGGATGCGGCGGCCGGGCGGATTACCGGGATTGGTGCTGGCGCCGGTCTCGGCTCACTAGTGTATGCGCTGACCCGCTGCGCCGATCTGCTTGGCGACGACTCGCTGCTCGACGATGCGACGCGGATCGCCGGCGCGATCGACGATGCGGCGATCGCCGCCGACACTCATGCCGACATCCTGTACGGCACGGCCGGCGCAATCGTCTCGCTGCTCACGCTGCATCAGCGTACTGGTGCGCCGGACTTGATCGATCGGGCCGTCGCCGCCGGCCGGCGCCTGACGCAGCAATGGACCGAAGTGTCGCGCGCGCCGGGCATGTCGCACGGTGCTGCCGGTTTTGCCCTCGCGCTGGCGCGACTCTCCCATGCGACCGGCAATGCGGCGTTCGGACGCACCGCCGGCGAGGCGATCGCGTTCGAGCGCAGCCTGTTCGATACGGCGGCGGGCAACTGGCCGGACCTGCGCTTCCCGCCAGAGCCGGAGACCGGCCGGCCGCCCTGCTCGATGATGTGGTGCCACGGCGCGCCGGGCATTGGCGTGGCGCGCCTTGCCATGCTGGACCTCCATGCCGATCCGCAGTTTCTGGAGGAGGTCGACGCCGCGATCGCGGCGACCTTGGGTAATGGTGTCGGTCCGATCGATCATCTGTGCTGCGGCAATTTCGGGCGGCTCGATTTCCTGGCCGAGGCGGGACGCGTGCTCGATCGACCCATGCTCCAGGCCCAGGCATCCGCGATCGCACTGGCTCGCCTTGCGCGCTGGCGTGACACCGGATCGTTCGCGCTCGACGTCAACGATGCACCCGATGCGCTGAAGCCGGGATTGTTCAGCGGTCTGGCCGGGATCGGCTATAGTCTGCTGCGCCTCGCTGTGCCGGGACGGCTGCCCACGGTCCTGACATGGAATTGA
- the pyrE gene encoding orotate phosphoribosyltransferase, translated as MTEDQVLAEFRAAEALLEGHFILSSGLRSSRYLQCARVLMDPARGARLAEAVAAQLPDDVRESIQAVVSPAMGGVIAGHEMARALGVEAMFLERPEGVFGLRRGFRLAPGTRVLMMEDVVTTGLSSREAIAAIGRAGGVTVAAAALVDRSNGAADLGVPFFPLIRLEVPTYAADALPPELAAITAIKPGSRAA; from the coding sequence ATGACCGAAGATCAGGTTCTCGCAGAATTCCGTGCCGCGGAGGCGTTGCTCGAGGGGCACTTCATTTTATCGTCGGGTTTGCGTTCATCGCGCTATCTGCAATGCGCGCGCGTCCTGATGGATCCGGCGCGCGGCGCGCGACTGGCCGAAGCGGTTGCAGCGCAACTCCCTGACGATGTTCGCGAATCGATTCAAGCGGTGGTTTCGCCGGCGATGGGCGGGGTGATCGCCGGTCATGAGATGGCGCGCGCGCTGGGCGTCGAGGCGATGTTCCTCGAACGGCCCGAGGGCGTGTTCGGACTGCGCCGCGGATTCCGCCTTGCGCCCGGCACACGCGTGCTGATGATGGAAGATGTGGTGACCACCGGTCTCTCGTCGCGCGAGGCGATCGCCGCGATCGGCCGGGCCGGCGGCGTGACCGTTGCGGCGGCCGCGCTGGTCGATCGGTCGAATGGTGCCGCCGATCTCGGCGTGCCCTTCTTCCCGCTGATCCGGCTCGAGGTGCCCACTTATGCCGCCGACGCGCTGCCCCCGGAGCTGGCGGCGATCACGGCGATCAAGCCTGGAAGCCGCGCGGCATGA
- the coxB gene encoding cytochrome c oxidase subunit II, whose amino-acid sequence MTTLMRITGLKSIVLAAGLLLAGAGHAAPPAATAPGAATAPTATAPAVTAPQAAPAAATAKPTDPALAQDGAPIMAPTAGIGQPVDGHLGIQPQVTKNGDTAHRFHDHILVPVITVISLFVLFLLFWVMYRYRAAANPVASRTSHNTFIEIVWTLAPVIILVLLAVPSIGLLQAQYKPAPANAITLKAIGNQWYWSYQYPDNGGFEVTANMLKEKADVAAGERFRTDADGPRLLAADNRVVLPVGVPIRLITTANDVIHSWAVPAFWIKLDAVPGRINETSFTIEKPGVYFGQCSELCGARHGYMPIAVEAVTPEQFAAWVKAKGGTPKGAKPAAAPATAAPAAAVANTTGPVENASLPAPTTTQGATANTAAAGTGR is encoded by the coding sequence ATGACGACATTGATGCGTATAACGGGGTTGAAATCGATCGTACTGGCGGCAGGCTTGCTGCTGGCAGGGGCTGGCCATGCCGCGCCGCCGGCAGCAACGGCACCAGGCGCGGCGACCGCGCCGACCGCGACCGCACCAGCCGTCACGGCACCGCAAGCAGCGCCCGCCGCCGCGACTGCCAAGCCGACCGATCCGGCGCTCGCCCAGGATGGCGCGCCGATCATGGCCCCGACCGCAGGCATCGGCCAGCCGGTCGATGGCCATTTGGGCATCCAGCCGCAGGTCACCAAGAATGGCGATACTGCTCATCGGTTCCACGACCATATTCTCGTTCCCGTGATCACGGTGATCTCACTGTTCGTCCTCTTCCTGCTGTTCTGGGTGATGTACCGCTATCGCGCCGCCGCCAATCCGGTGGCGTCCAGGACTTCGCACAATACCTTTATCGAGATCGTCTGGACGCTTGCGCCGGTGATCATTCTGGTGCTGCTCGCGGTGCCGTCGATCGGCCTGCTCCAGGCGCAGTACAAGCCGGCCCCGGCCAATGCGATCACGCTGAAGGCGATCGGCAACCAATGGTATTGGTCGTACCAATATCCCGACAATGGCGGGTTCGAAGTGACCGCCAACATGCTCAAGGAAAAGGCCGACGTCGCCGCCGGTGAGCGTTTCCGCACCGACGCCGACGGCCCCCGTCTGCTCGCCGCCGACAATCGCGTCGTCCTGCCGGTCGGTGTGCCGATCCGCCTGATCACCACCGCCAATGACGTGATCCACAGCTGGGCGGTACCCGCCTTCTGGATCAAGCTCGATGCCGTCCCCGGCCGCATCAACGAGACCAGCTTCACCATCGAGAAGCCGGGCGTCTATTTCGGCCAGTGTTCGGAACTGTGCGGCGCGCGCCACGGCTATATGCCGATCGCGGTCGAGGCGGTGACGCCTGAACAGTTCGCGGCTTGGGTCAAGGCCAAGGGCGGTACGCCCAAGGGCGCGAAGCCGGCCGCTGCTCCGGCAACCGCAGCACCTGCCGCGGCCGTCGCCAACACCACGGGTCCGGTCGAGAATGCGAGCCTGCCCGCCCCCACCACCACTCAGGGCGCGACGGCTAACACCGCCGCAGCCGGCACCGGACGCTAA
- the ctaD gene encoding cytochrome c oxidase subunit I, with amino-acid sequence MTDTAIHSSAFDAHAHGHDHAHDGDHKPGFFARWFMSTNHKDIGTLYLIFAITAGIIGGSISGLMRAELMHPGIQYLNTWVHYLPGGEAGLDHSLHLWNVLVTAHGLIMVFFMVMPAMIGGFGNWFVPIMIGAPDMAFPRMNNISFWLLVPAFTLLLASPFFGGAGNGWTLYAPLSTYGEPGPSTDMAILSLHLAGASSILGAINFITTIFNMRAPGMTLHKMPLFVWSVLVTAFLLLLALPVLAAAITMLLTDRNFGTTFFDPAGGGDPILYQHLFWFFGHPEVYIMILPGFGIVSQIIATFSKKPVFGYLGMAYAMVAIGVVGFVVWAHHMFTTGLSVNTKMYFTAATMVIAVPTGIKIFSWIATMWGGSLTFKTPMLWAIGFIFMFTVGGVTGVVLANGGVDDYMQDTYYVVAHFHYVLSLGAVFSLFAGFYYWFAKMSGKNYNEFLGQLHFWVFFVGVNVMFFPMHFLGLQGMPRRMPDYTDGLAHWNYIATVGYMIMGASMIIFFVNLFWSLAKGSKAVDNTWGEGATTLEWTLSSPPPYHQFETLPVIDDGDHH; translated from the coding sequence ATGACCGATACCGCCATTCATTCGTCCGCGTTCGACGCGCATGCCCATGGTCACGATCACGCGCATGACGGGGATCACAAGCCCGGTTTCTTCGCGCGCTGGTTCATGTCGACCAACCACAAGGATATCGGCACGCTCTATTTGATCTTCGCGATTACCGCGGGGATCATCGGCGGTTCGATTTCCGGCCTGATGCGCGCCGAACTGATGCATCCCGGCATCCAGTATCTCAACACCTGGGTGCATTATCTGCCCGGCGGCGAAGCGGGTCTCGATCACTCGCTGCATCTGTGGAACGTTCTCGTCACCGCGCACGGCCTGATCATGGTGTTCTTCATGGTCATGCCGGCGATGATCGGCGGCTTCGGCAACTGGTTCGTGCCGATCATGATCGGCGCGCCGGACATGGCGTTTCCGCGCATGAACAACATCTCGTTCTGGCTGCTGGTGCCCGCCTTCACGCTGCTGCTCGCGTCGCCGTTCTTCGGCGGCGCGGGCAATGGCTGGACGCTCTACGCGCCGCTTTCCACCTATGGCGAGCCCGGGCCGTCGACCGACATGGCGATCCTGTCGCTCCACCTCGCCGGCGCCAGCTCGATCCTCGGCGCGATCAACTTCATCACCACCATCTTCAACATGCGCGCGCCGGGCATGACCCTGCACAAGATGCCGCTCTTCGTATGGTCGGTGCTGGTCACCGCCTTCCTCCTGCTGCTCGCGCTGCCGGTGCTCGCGGCCGCCATCACCATGCTGCTGACCGACCGCAATTTCGGCACGACCTTCTTCGATCCGGCTGGCGGCGGCGACCCGATCCTGTACCAGCATCTGTTCTGGTTCTTCGGTCACCCCGAAGTGTACATCATGATCCTGCCGGGCTTCGGCATCGTCAGCCAGATCATCGCCACCTTCTCGAAAAAGCCGGTCTTCGGCTATCTCGGCATGGCCTATGCGATGGTCGCGATCGGCGTGGTCGGCTTCGTCGTGTGGGCGCACCACATGTTCACCACCGGCCTCAGCGTGAACACCAAGATGTACTTCACCGCCGCGACGATGGTTATCGCGGTGCCGACCGGCATCAAGATCTTCTCCTGGATCGCGACGATGTGGGGCGGTTCGCTGACCTTCAAGACGCCGATGCTGTGGGCGATCGGCTTCATCTTCATGTTCACCGTAGGTGGCGTGACCGGCGTCGTGCTCGCCAATGGCGGCGTCGACGATTACATGCAGGACACCTATTATGTTGTGGCGCATTTCCACTATGTGCTGAGCCTCGGCGCGGTGTTCAGCCTGTTCGCGGGCTTCTACTACTGGTTCGCGAAAATGTCGGGGAAGAACTATAACGAGTTCCTCGGCCAGCTGCACTTCTGGGTGTTCTTCGTCGGCGTGAACGTGATGTTCTTCCCGATGCACTTCCTCGGCCTGCAGGGCATGCCGCGCCGCATGCCCGACTATACTGACGGCCTCGCGCACTGGAACTATATCGCGACCGTCGGCTACATGATCATGGGCGCGTCGATGATCATCTTCTTCGTCAATCTGTTCTGGTCTCTGGCCAAGGGCAGCAAGGCGGTCGACAACACCTGGGGTGAAGGCGCGACGACGCTGGAATGGACGCTGTCCAGCCCGCCGCCCTATCACCAGTTCGAGACGCTCCCGGTGATCGACGACGGCGATCATCACTGA
- a CDS encoding GNAT family N-acetyltransferase, producing MPSEPDAAMDPSLIESWLRARSVARNLPQPVRDQGGLRLDTNLPAEMRRYVFARPGPGLVELGRSITAPLVFLKLCGPPEQLAALLPAHWRLSPVGYVMTSDATPAAAGLSPGYRMEIHADGPTTEIRILDDRGDLAANGFAAEWDGLFIYDRIVTDAGHRRKGLGRAVMAALGAARRSPQSRQLLVATEEGRALYATMGWEVGMLFSSAGIVDAIGMVAGGDSIAR from the coding sequence ATGCCTTCCGAACCCGACGCTGCGATGGATCCGTCGCTGATCGAATCCTGGTTGCGCGCGCGATCCGTAGCGCGGAACCTTCCCCAGCCTGTCCGTGACCAGGGCGGCCTGAGACTCGACACCAATCTGCCCGCCGAGATGCGGCGATACGTCTTCGCACGGCCCGGGCCGGGACTGGTCGAGCTGGGCCGATCGATCACCGCGCCGCTTGTCTTTCTGAAGCTGTGCGGTCCTCCGGAGCAGCTCGCAGCGTTGCTCCCCGCACATTGGCGCCTGTCTCCGGTCGGCTATGTCATGACCTCCGACGCAACGCCTGCAGCCGCTGGGCTGTCGCCGGGCTATCGGATGGAAATTCATGCCGACGGTCCGACCACTGAAATCCGCATCCTCGACGACCGCGGCGATCTCGCGGCGAATGGCTTCGCCGCGGAATGGGACGGGCTGTTCATATACGACCGCATCGTGACGGATGCCGGGCATCGCCGGAAAGGTCTTGGCCGCGCCGTCATGGCCGCGCTCGGCGCGGCGCGACGGTCGCCGCAATCGCGCCAGCTGCTCGTGGCCACCGAAGAAGGACGCGCGCTTTACGCCACGATGGGCTGGGAGGTGGGGATGCTCTTTTCCTCCGCCGGCATCGTGGATGCCATTGGCATGGTGGCAGGCGGCGATTCAATCGCGCGGTGA
- a CDS encoding pyridoxine 5'-phosphate synthase — protein MTDHLRLGVNIDHVATVRNARGAGYPDPVRAALLAADAGADGITAHLREDRRHITDDDIARLSDALAIPLNLEMAATDEMLAIALRHRPHAACIVPEKREERTTEGGLDAAGQHNHLAPLVASLRNANIRVSLFIEPDARQIDAALKLGAPVVELHTGRYAELSGEAQTEELRRLADAAALAAKNGIEVHAGHGLTYDNVAPIAAIRQVRELNIGHFLVGEAMFVGLGEAVRTMRAAMDVAR, from the coding sequence ATGACCGATCATCTCCGTCTGGGGGTCAATATCGACCATGTCGCGACCGTCAGGAATGCGCGCGGCGCGGGCTATCCCGATCCGGTGCGCGCGGCATTGCTTGCGGCGGATGCAGGCGCGGACGGGATCACGGCGCATCTGCGCGAGGATCGGCGGCACATCACCGATGATGATATCGCGCGGTTATCCGATGCGCTGGCCATCCCGCTCAATCTGGAAATGGCCGCGACCGACGAGATGCTGGCGATCGCGCTGCGCCACCGGCCGCATGCCGCCTGCATCGTGCCTGAAAAGCGCGAGGAGCGCACCACCGAAGGCGGGCTCGACGCGGCCGGCCAGCACAATCATCTTGCGCCGCTGGTCGCGAGCCTCAGAAACGCGAACATCCGGGTCAGCCTGTTCATCGAACCAGATGCGCGGCAGATCGACGCCGCGCTCAAGCTCGGCGCGCCGGTCGTCGAGTTGCACACCGGGCGCTATGCCGAACTGAGCGGGGAAGCGCAGACCGAGGAATTGCGCCGCCTGGCGGACGCCGCTGCGCTGGCGGCGAAGAATGGGATCGAGGTTCATGCCGGCCACGGCCTGACCTATGACAATGTCGCCCCGATCGCCGCGATCCGGCAGGTGCGCGAACTGAATATCGGCCATTTCCTGGTCGGCGAGGCGATGTTCGTCGGGCTGGGCGAGGCGGTCCGCACCATGCGCGCGGCGATGGACGTGGCCCGGTGA
- the acpS gene encoding holo-ACP synthase yields MIIGLGSDLCSIERIQASLDRFGERFELRVFTEVERAKAARRPFTKAGTLAKRFAAKEAFSKAVGTGFKAGVFMKDIGVVNARSGAPTLALTGGAKARLDALTPAGHVAAVHLTMTDDHPWAQAFVIIEAIAIKHDNGKEE; encoded by the coding sequence ATGATCATCGGTCTTGGTTCCGACCTGTGCAGCATCGAGCGGATCCAGGCGTCGCTCGACCGGTTCGGCGAGCGCTTCGAATTGCGCGTGTTCACGGAGGTCGAGCGGGCCAAAGCAGCGCGCCGTCCCTTCACCAAGGCCGGAACGCTGGCCAAGCGCTTCGCCGCCAAGGAGGCCTTTTCCAAGGCGGTCGGTACCGGCTTCAAGGCCGGGGTGTTCATGAAGGATATCGGCGTGGTCAACGCGCGGTCGGGCGCGCCGACGCTCGCGCTGACCGGCGGGGCCAAGGCGAGACTTGACGCGTTAACCCCTGCGGGCCACGTCGCGGCAGTACATTTGACGATGACCGACGATCATCCCTGGGCGCAGGCCTTTGTGATCATCGAGGCCATTGCGATCAAACACGATAATGGCAAGGAAGAGTAA